ACTTTCAGACCTGTAATCAAGTCGGTTAGTGACTGACTGCTGACAGGCGCAGGGCGACAGAGCGGAGATGCTTCTGTCATTGTGGCTGCTCATCATCCCCGCCTGCCCCTCCCCTTTCCTCCCCTCCCTCAGCCTGTTACTACAGACTATTTATAAAAACGCTCCTGGAACATCCCATCAAGGGCTTTCCCCCCGTCACAACGGTGAAGATCTCGTGTGTGCACAGTGCAAGAGGTTCAGCCTAAACAATCAGTGACAGGACAGTGCAATGCAATAAAAGAGATCTGGTCTGGATGAAAGGACAGAACTTTGGTCTAGCTGCTGGAACTTTGCAAAGAAGTTAGGACAGTTTGAAAGAATCTTTTGACACAATCTGAGAGTGTTGTTAAAATATGCTTTACTTATAGAGATACATAATAAAGCTGCAGCTATATTCtaatattaatgttttttacTGTATATGGATTAGGAGTAGTTGGTTAACTGCAGTCAGTCACAACTACCTACTAAAAAGCACGCAGCTAGAGCCACACAGACCTTAAATTCATTGACTCCATTTTCCTCATTGGTATTCAACACAACAGCAGGGTGTCCCTGGGGGATTCTGCTCTATTCTCTCGGTCTCCCTCTCATCCACGGTATGTGTGTAAACACTTGTCCGTCCTTCTTTTTTGGAATGAAGGACATCTTTGAAAAAGTGAGGGCATTTTGGCCCAGCAGTGCCGAGTATGTTAGGGTTCGGGTGATCATTTGGTAATTGTGACGGTTAGGGATAAAGGGTAAGGAGCAACAGGGAATGTCACtgtgtgtcctcacaaagacTGAaagcctcgtgtgtgtgtgtgaaagatgGGAGGGAGCAATCCTGACCCAGAGTTcagacagacacaaagaaatCTTTTGTGGTCCCACGCTCACTCTCACTGCCGGCTGCACAGAGAAGTTTTTCAGGGGAACAAATCCAGACTGCAGTAGTTTAATCAGTGGCTCATACACTGCTGCACATTTAAGCTATATTTCAAGTACTGAACAGGGGATGGCAGTGTAATAACTGCTACAAGGTCTAGTTGATAAATGGAATTAAAATGGAATTAAATACAGCAGCAAATGTGCTAAAGATGCGATTCATCCTGGAGCATCACATGCTACCTGTCATGTTTGAaagtttttattaataatagtCAAGATTTATTGCTTTCATCTAGttgttattacatttttagtCAATTCATGTCATGTCATGTGTAACTATCTATAGCTGATTTGATGTTGTGATATTCCTCAGCTACATTAGCTTGATTATTACAATAATGAATAACAATTATATTTGTAATCTGTGGGTTTTAGTTGTAAACTGTATTAAAAAATCGGTATACCCTTAGAGTTGCCTTATCAGGTATATTTTTAAGGATCACTAAATTAGTGTAGGTTCAGCCTACATGGGACCTTGGAGGAAATAATTAGAATGGATCACAGGCTGATGCTTCATGAGAAAGCCCCAAAAGATGTGTGATTCATTACATCAGAGATGAGATCAAATACAGCCTGAGAATCATGGATTTGCAGTAAAACAGTGCCTTCATGTCTGTGCTTCTGTCTgctctttacacacacacacacacacacacacacacatgtctggtttgctatcctcgtggggacatcccattgacataatgctttccctagccccttaccctaaccctaaccattaaaaatgaatgcctaaccctaacccttaccctaaacctaaccataacctaattgtaaccctgacagtaaaaccgcattttgagtgtgaaaattgctttcaaccccaaggggacctggattttggtccccacggtgcagaaagtccccaccaggatagtaaaagtcagattttggtccccaccaggatagtacgaacccgtacacacatacacacacacacacacacacacacacacacacacacacacacacacacacacaaattcattATTACTCGCTCTTGCAGGACGTGTCATGTCTAATGAATGCGTCACAGGCGTTCACATTACCTCCATTAACCTGCCAAAGCTTAtaagtgtgtgcgtatgtgtgtgtgtctcgccaatgtgacagagagagggagagagagaaaagaaagaaagagtgaaACAGAAAAGACAGTAGTGAGaagcaattaattttttttaaatcttccccTCCCTCCCAACCCAATCCAACCCCATCTTTCTCTCATTACTGCTTCTATCATCTCATCACAGCATAAACAAAAGACAGAatcttaactttttttttcattctggccttcttcattttcagagcACCGTTTTTAATGAAGAAATTCCCAGCAGAGTATTGCGGTCCCCTGTGCTGAGAATACAGGATAGAGTAACAAACCAGGACAGGTTCTTGCGGGATTAATagattcttttttcttcttcttcttcacaacAAATATCAGTCACCTACTCTCAATATGAAAGTTGCTATTTAAAATATcactgcatatttatttttatgaatcACATGCTTGACTACAGTGAGCTATTTGAGGGAAATATCTTGTGTTTGCTGCGTTTGTTCCAGGCATAAACAATACACAGAATCCTGCTTTGGAAAGCTGTCAGAACCAATTTAACCTATCAAGAGTGTACGAGGACACCTGCTGGACGACGGGTGACATTGTTTTCATGCCTGGCAAACTTTTATGAACAGGGTAAAATAATTTGCTGTAGAGATGcccagtttctttctttttctttcttttgtttctctctctctctctctctctcgctctctttttttttttgtaagaaaTTTGGATTCGAGTTTGTCAGACCTGAGTGTGCTTTAATGTGATGGGTattgaaataaaataacacacaaaataCATGCAGCTCTCCaggtcttttttaaaaatgtatttattgccGTCTTCCTTAGTTGCTCATCATAACCTGCAAGAAGGAATAAGTCATTACTTAAAATAGGAAATGAGGAAAGAGAATTAGAACAAGAGATGTTCGTTTACAAGCAGCTGTGGTTCTGTGCGTGCATGTCTCCTTTACCTGGTCAATCCAGTCGTTGAAGGCAGAGACTCTGGTGAAGACAGTGGGTTTCTTCTCATAGTTGCAGCCAAGGGCGGACACAAAGCTAGCAATACCGTGCACCTCCCAGACACCTTCAGTGTTCTGACAGTTCAGAGGGCCACCGGAGTCACCCTGGAGAAAGTAGGGAATAGACATAGAACTAGATAGAGAAGATCTAatgttttgtgcattttattaAGCTATTGTATGGTATGGCAGAAAATAACTGCAATCAGGACCATTGTTTTAATAGTTATGATTGAAAGTCAGTTCTTGTCAGCTAGAACATAAAATCTCCGAAAAATTTGATTGCCTGTGTATATTTGTAGTTGAACACATTACATTCAAATTTGCTTTGAGTTTTCAACACACAATAGAAAACAGCTCTTCccatgtacacaaacacacacagtgcaaaCTTACGTTGCATCCAGCCACAATTCCATCTCCGCCAGCACACACCATGGTGGTCCTTACAGCGATACCCCACCAGTCAGATTGGGAGCAGGTGGCATAGTCTGCCACAGGCATCAAAGCTTGCTGCAGCTTATCAGCTATGGGGCCTCCGGCTAAAATACACAGGCAGAGCCTACATCATCCACATACACCGGCCTGCAGTCAAAGCTGATTTACAGCATTTCTTAAAGCGTCAAATTCACTGTCTGACCCACATTTTTCAATTTAGGAATAATCCTCCTCCCTAAAACTTCCAGCAAAAAATATCATGCATGTGATTTTCATCTGAACTTTGGAGGTTTCCTTGGGTTACCCCAATCAGATATGCTTACTCACAGCTCGTTATAAATCCATGCATCTCACAGATGGACTAAACACTCTAAAGGATAATAAAATAGTCCGTAGATAccaaactaagaaaaaaaacataaacatagcTCAGCCTTCTTTAAACAGCGACTTACTGGACAGTCTTCCCCATCCAGTGATGTAGCAGGGGTAGAGGTTGGACAAGACAGTGCCAGCAGGGGGGATACATGCCAACTGCACCTGGTCGCTCAAAGTCGCAGACTCTGACAGTTTGATCAGGGCGATATCGTTACtgcaagagagacagagggagagagactgTGTGAGGGGTTCGTACTGACAGGCAATTTAAAATCATCCTCCAGAGCAAAAAGCAAAGAGAGCGAAACACAGGCAGATAAGATAATGGGAAAGAGTACAGTCTGTATTCCTGCGTCCTTTCTGTTTGCTATTACTGTATATCTAAAAATACTGAATAATTAATGTATTCAGTTACAATCTTTACAATCTTTGAACTCTATTGCAGGAAAAAgtcaacttgttttttttaaagaaaattaacCAATATAatagtatttttaaatggttcagtctttttttctcatttactCAGCAGATTTTtgacatgaataaaaatgtcgACATTCTTCATGGATATGATTTAGACTGAAGCAAGTAAATGTAATTCGAGCCCTGTTCCCTTACGCTATATTGATACACTTTTGCAGAGATTATGATGTACTATATGTAGGAGACTGTCTTTGCTCTCAGTATTGTGAGGTGGTGATTGTGTTACCCGAAGGCCACAAAGGTAGGGTTCCATTTCTCATGGACAATAATCTTCTCAGGCAGGATAGCCTTGGAGCCAGCCTCTTCCTCCACCAGGTTGTATTTGCCCACATACACCCTGTAGGACAACTCGGCACTGTGGGAGAGAGCAGAATGTCAAGGCTGGAGTCGACCAGACAGAGGAGTTTGTGCAAATAGCTGAATAGTGCCGTGATTGGTTGAATTGAATTCCCACAGGATTTAATGTGGGGTTGGGGACTAGAATTTAATTTGTCCACTGGTGGTagtgcttttgtgttttg
This region of Pelmatolapia mariae isolate MD_Pm_ZW linkage group LG12, Pm_UMD_F_2, whole genome shotgun sequence genomic DNA includes:
- the ela3l gene encoding elastase 3 like, with product MIPIVLASVLIAGALGCGTPPIPPLTSRVVNGVDARPHSWPWQISLQYDRDGEWRHTCGGTLIAANWVMTAAHCINAELSYRVYVGKYNLVEEEAGSKAILPEKIIVHEKWNPTFVAFGNDIALIKLSESATLSDQVQLACIPPAGTVLSNLYPCYITGWGRLSTGGPIADKLQQALMPVADYATCSQSDWWGIAVRTTMVCAGGDGIVAGCNGDSGGPLNCQNTEGVWEVHGIASFVSALGCNYEKKPTVFTRVSAFNDWIDQVMMSN